In Littorina saxatilis isolate snail1 linkage group LG8, US_GU_Lsax_2.0, whole genome shotgun sequence, a single genomic region encodes these proteins:
- the LOC138974460 gene encoding putative uncharacterized protein FLJ45035 — MPRSSPGSVQAKGTCPGQALVQCRHKEHAQVKPWFSAGIRNMPRSSPGSSAPVSSLYIKSAPVSSLYIKSAPVSSLYIKSAPVSSLYIKSALTSSLYIKSAPTSSLYIKSAPVSSLYIKSAPVSSLYIKSAPVSSLYIKSAPVSSLYIKSALTSSLYIKSAPVSSLYIKSAPTSSLYITSAPHSSLLAPRSRSCLLLAPYSLLLVLEKCIHTQ, encoded by the exons ATGCCCAGGTCAAGCCCTGGTTCAGTGCAGGCAAAAGGAACATGCCCAGGTCAAGCCCTGGTTCAGTGCAGGCATAAGGAACATGCCCAGGTCAAGCCCTGGTTCAGTGCAGGCATAAGGAACATGCCCAGGTCAAGCCCTGGTTCA TCTGCCCCAGTCAGCAGCCTGTATATCAAGTCTGCCCCAGTCAGCAGCCTGTATATCAAGTCTGCCCCAGTCAGCAGCCTGTATATCAAGTCTGCCCCAGTCAGCAGCCTGTATATCAAGTCTGCCCTAACCAGCAGCCTGTATATCAAGTCTGCCCCAACCAGCAGCCTGTATATCAAGTCTGCCCCAGTCAGCAGCCTGTATATCAAGTCTGCCCCAGTCAGCAGCCTGTATATCAAGTCTGCCCCAGTCAGCAGCCTGTATATCAAGTCTGCCCCAGTCAGCAGCCTGTATATCAAGTCTGCCCTAACCAGCAGCCTGTATATCAAGTCTGCCCCAGTCAGCAGCCTGTATATCAAGTCTGCCCCAACCAGCAGCCTGTATATCACGTCTGCCCCTCACTCCTCGCTCCTTGCTCCTCGCTCCAGGAGCTGCTTGCTGCTTGCTCCTTACTCCTTGCTCCTTGTTCTTGAGAAATGTATTCACACACAATAA